The window TACCATAAGCTCGGCACCAGCAGAATTATAGAAACAATTTGCTCTGCGGCCGCCGGTGCCGGGTGGAGTATGCATCTCGACAAAGTGCCCGGCAGCCCGCCAGAGGTGGCTGAAGACTCAAAGCTGATAGTGGCCTGGGGCATCAACGTAAAAGTCACTAATGTTCACTTCTGGCAATACATCAGTAAAGCTCGGGCGAATGGGTCTAAACTGCTGGTGATCGACCCGTACCGTAACGAAACCGCCCAGTCTGCAGATGAGTATCTGCAGGTATTGCCTGGTGGTGACGGTGCACTGGCGCTTGGCGCCATAAAGTCTCTTCTGGAAAGAGATTTGCTCGACCAGCAGATGATTGATGAGCAGACCACGGATTTTGAGCAACTTGCTGCGTATCTGCAGGCGACACCATGGCAGGAGTTTTGTGAGCAAAGTGGTCTGCCGCAGCAGGAAATTGAACGAATCGCCACGCTGCTTCAAGATAATCCGGCTACATTTATCAGAATTGGTATAGGTCTGAGCCGCAATAGCCGCGGCGGCATGAGCGTTCGTGCTATCACGGCTCTTGCAGCGGCGCTGGGGTTGTTGTCTGGTCAACCTGGGCAGGGGCTGTTGTACTCGAGTAAAGCATTTTCAGGTGATAGTGCCAGGGTCCGTTTTCCTGAGCTACTCGAGAAACCGACTCGTTTTATCAATATGGCCCACCTTGGCCATGCACTCACCACTTTGAAAGACCCCATTCGCCTGTTTATGGTCTATAGCTGCAACCCCTTAAGTGTGGCGCCGGATGGCTCGATGGTCAGGCAGGGGTTACTGCGTGAAGATCTCTTCACGGTGGTGCACGAGCAGGTAATGACGCCCACTGCACGATATGCCGACCTGCTGCTGCCAGCCACGACTTTTCTGGAAAATCGAGATCTCTACACAGGCTATGGCCATTTCCAGCTTGGTGTAGTGAACCCTGTTGTTCCCGCCCTGGGTGAGGCGAAGAGTAATTTTCAGTTGTTCCAGGAGTTGGCTCAAAAACTTAGGTTTACCGATGAGGCGTTTTTGCAGAGCGAGGAAGATCGCCTCGCCTCGTACATCGCGACCATAGAAGGACTGCCGGCAGATTTCAGCTACCAGAGAGAAAAATTTAGCGGCTGGATAACCTCTACTCGCAGGCGTTTAGGCGAGTCGGTGAAAGAGTGCTGGAATTACAGCTACAGATTCGCGGCAGCAGGCGAACCTGGTATCCCGTCAATCCCCTGTGTTTTGAAAGCGGCTGAGTTTGCCGATAAAGATCTCTGCAGCAGATTCCCGTTTGCCCTGATCACCCCACCGCACATGGATCTACTGAACTCCACTTTTGGCGAGCGCTATCCAGGGAAAAATGGTGAGGTCCTGATTCATCCTGAAGATGCTGCTGAATACGATATCAAGGAAGGCGATTGCGTCAGGTTGAGCAACTTTCGCGGTAAGGCAGAGCGTGTTGCCGTGGTAACGGATGCCACCCAGCGTGGGTTATTGGTAGCGCCAGGTATTTTCTGGCAAACCGATTCCAGCGGTACAGGGATCAACGATCTCACCTCACAGAAAGTGACCGATATTGGCGAGGGACCGACGTTTCATGAGAGCCGGGTGCAAATAGAGATAATGTAGGAGTTCGTATCAGGCCGAGTTTACGATCCGTTCAGGCGGCGTCAGGTCCGAAGCTTTATGCGGCAGGCATTGGTAGTCTTCCGAATCAGAGATTATTCCGTTGAAGGTCTTGCCTGTTTGCAGCCAGGATGCTGAAGAAAGTGACCCTGGCTGGATTGTGCCCCGGCGGTAATGCATTCGGGGCACAATCGGTGCTTATTTTGTCCTCAAAGTAGAGATTCTGAATTATGGCAATAGTTTAAAGTTCAGGATGATTTCTCTGTTGTGACAAAATATTTCATTGGAAGTTCAGGTTAAGGTAGATCCGGGAAAGAATCAGCACTGTCGAAACTGTCTGCAACGGTAGGATCGGCATTAATCCGGAACCTCTTTATCATTGAATCTTCCAGCATGGTTTGCTTGATATGGGTAAGGAATGTTTTTTCAGTGATGGTGGGTATCCGGTCCTGCAATTCGACCAGGGAGATGGTGTTGATGGCGTTGGGAGTAGGGCTGTTAATCTGCACTATTTTGCCCCCAGTAATCTCGCGCCAGACAAGATGCGATGAGGTTGCCGCCATCCCCATCCCCAGCTTGACGCATCTGAGATTCGCCTGATGACTCTCAACCATCAGCACCACGTTGGGATGAATATTGGATTTGCCGAAGTGGTGTAGAAACCAATGCTTTAAAAAGAGATCATCGTGTTCGTCAGAGATAAAATCCTGTTCAATCAGGTGCTGATATGAATGATTTCCCTCAATCTTCCTGTCGTAATAGTGTTTGGAGCAGATCAAGGTGAGCTCTTCATCGATTAACGGAATGATATTATAAAAATCGGGTCCTCCGGTCATCTGCATGGTGGTCAGGGCCAGATCGATCACCGCAAAATCTATCTCCCCCTCCTGCAGCAGATTTAATAGAGGTACCGGTTCTCCAAGGCGGATGGAAAAGCGTACGTCTGGGTACTTCTGTCTAAACGAAAAACAGATCTCAGGCATGTATGCGCGGCCAAATTCATATGGCACACCGATTCGCAGCAATCCATAGGGTGTATCGGCAGGGTGACGCAGGCCCTGGAGAATGTCGGGCAGGTCGGATAAAAATGGCTGGATTGTGGTGAAGAGTTTGTGGCCTGCAGCGGTGGGGACCAGTTTTTTGTGTATGCGCGTAAATAGCTGCACCTTCAATTCTCTTTCCAGTTTTTGAAGATGTTGACTGACTGCAGGCTGGGAGAGGTTCATCTCTCTTGCTGCCTCGCTGACGCTGTTATGTGTGTAAATATAGTAGAAAATTCGAAGGCGATTCAGGTCGTGTTGCATAACTCAAACTTATTAGGTGGATTGTTTATATATATTTTACTTATTAACTGCTCTCCTGTAACGTGGCAAGGATTAAATGAGGAACCACAAAATCCTGAAAACATTTAGGCGATAACAGGTACGGATATGAGTGAAATACGAATACGAAGAGTTGAGCGAAGAGATTTACAGGCATGTGTAGCTCTTGAAGAGCGTTGCTATCAGCCTATGGAAGTGGCACCGCCAGACTTTATCGAAAGGCGTATAGAAGTATATCCGGACGGGTTTTATGTTGCAGAAGTCGGCAGCGAAATCGTTGGTATGATCAACTGCGGAGCAACACATAAAGATGACATCACCGACGAAGAGTTGAAATACCTCATTGGTCATGTGCGCAATGGCAAAAACGGTATCGTGTTCTCCCTGGCGGTCGATCCAAGATATCGTGGTAACGGTATTGCCAGAAAGCTCATGGAAAAAATGATTGAAGTATCTGGAAGAAAAGAAAAACAAAAGATCATCCTGCTCTGTAAAGACGATCTGGTTGATTTCTATACTGCACTTGGTTTTAGCTATGGTGGGCCGTCTTCGTCTGATTTTGGCGGCTATGTCTGGCACCAGATGCAATACGAGCTGCCGGCTCCCGCGTGGGCAGTAACAAGCCACCACAACTCTGT of the Desulfosediminicola ganghwensis genome contains:
- a CDS encoding LysR family transcriptional regulator, encoding MQHDLNRLRIFYYIYTHNSVSEAAREMNLSQPAVSQHLQKLERELKVQLFTRIHKKLVPTAAGHKLFTTIQPFLSDLPDILQGLRHPADTPYGLLRIGVPYEFGRAYMPEICFSFRQKYPDVRFSIRLGEPVPLLNLLQEGEIDFAVIDLALTTMQMTGGPDFYNIIPLIDEELTLICSKHYYDRKIEGNHSYQHLIEQDFISDEHDDLFLKHWFLHHFGKSNIHPNVVLMVESHQANLRCVKLGMGMAATSSHLVWREITGGKIVQINSPTPNAINTISLVELQDRIPTITEKTFLTHIKQTMLEDSMIKRFRINADPTVADSFDSADSFPDLP
- a CDS encoding GNAT family N-acetyltransferase, translating into MSEIRIRRVERRDLQACVALEERCYQPMEVAPPDFIERRIEVYPDGFYVAEVGSEIVGMINCGATHKDDITDEELKYLIGHVRNGKNGIVFSLAVDPRYRGNGIARKLMEKMIEVSGRKEKQKIILLCKDDLVDFYTALGFSYGGPSSSDFGGYVWHQMQYELPAPAWAVTSHHNSVSLSL
- a CDS encoding molybdopterin-containing oxidoreductase family protein → MQSENVNMVELKKTVCPLDCPDSCGMVAKVENGVITSLNGDPDHPYTNGFLCRKMRSYHQRVYSEDRILHPQVRVGKKGQGQFARISWDEALTLLADKLSHVRDTYGGEAILPYQYAGNMGHLNCNAGHALYHKLGTSRIIETICSAAAGAGWSMHLDKVPGSPPEVAEDSKLIVAWGINVKVTNVHFWQYISKARANGSKLLVIDPYRNETAQSADEYLQVLPGGDGALALGAIKSLLERDLLDQQMIDEQTTDFEQLAAYLQATPWQEFCEQSGLPQQEIERIATLLQDNPATFIRIGIGLSRNSRGGMSVRAITALAAALGLLSGQPGQGLLYSSKAFSGDSARVRFPELLEKPTRFINMAHLGHALTTLKDPIRLFMVYSCNPLSVAPDGSMVRQGLLREDLFTVVHEQVMTPTARYADLLLPATTFLENRDLYTGYGHFQLGVVNPVVPALGEAKSNFQLFQELAQKLRFTDEAFLQSEEDRLASYIATIEGLPADFSYQREKFSGWITSTRRRLGESVKECWNYSYRFAAAGEPGIPSIPCVLKAAEFADKDLCSRFPFALITPPHMDLLNSTFGERYPGKNGEVLIHPEDAAEYDIKEGDCVRLSNFRGKAERVAVVTDATQRGLLVAPGIFWQTDSSGTGINDLTSQKVTDIGEGPTFHESRVQIEIM